The following proteins are encoded in a genomic region of Nycticebus coucang isolate mNycCou1 chromosome 17, mNycCou1.pri, whole genome shotgun sequence:
- the NUDT12 gene encoding NAD-capped RNA hydrolase NUDT12 isoform X1 has product MKRKRRKSYRKWSLLKTRVCISQPPGQACGGNTKDLGKEVERDTAGTAFHQTGTSGKSKENGDEQTSASRNGKQSSSFLPTDKKGRPPDRTVCWGEENDGPPSAISPQLKEASPAPMFNDRAESLAGKVTLQDSPSTAEAFRPAKGKYITEVNWGAFNVKIEIKKSFFYKAGIWFPTKKRCARCHQGVTVRHRGRSRPSRDPLPKPKRVLGEAAKPLEPERLPECEEEMARTEIPLLKVSLVGKEVKVKCVSKEHKVLINITHPKRKEKITKCRNIPSISHSQSGIKPPEQRLLGNQSKSPDQQQVSPPTGCTVQQNFDAISLTSTPEREREKPDSSPSVSADRQVASARSQPKALRISQDTCQKDHFSEAETLLKSILSTSHSTLQTTSFSNTDLSKTPFENPKDVHKERKINFDILENNTSAQHVQQITEEANPLPRAVADVSPFQNSGASPGPSGPSPDPQPPGEQAASAGPGGGRPAPAPAARSSQACALWLDALSSQSPWAHGYPEPQESPRDPFSSNHCTECVMVYEKELAAGTDRDLSKDSAHSDSHAEAPQLPEPERARLAARPDPSALGGVSYRWAEGDQTGVPVSQCPEAAAPGQMEAPVTTVVTDDLEQRLITHNDAAVAANSNCPVEKKTASELPCSPANAENDKRQIMPLVRTAGHRDSEDLSHGTQDEVFTQEDFPLRAAEANWGASVSDNLPLPEKTAARDADQDGNPDENSFRRTSFKQETAEYQRVSSKRLNSEGDENKDCSHQIDMLLSPQKQKALKDWHLEINNLRKLSQELAPRSARASDGSQEEAVAQWARRRRQLREGSAGGSSFASSVTEGSGGWRGRCLCYPASRNLTRPLPSSPERELCCLNLAMW; this is encoded by the exons gtATATCTCAGCCTCCTGGTCAAGCCTGCGGAGGAAATACAAAAGATCTTGGAAAAGAAGTTGAAAGAGACACCGCGGGGACTGCGTTTCATCAGACTGGGACATCAGGGAAATCTAAGGAAAACGGAGATGAGCAGACGTCTGCTTCTAGGAACGGGAAACAGAGTTCCTCTTTTCTCCCCACAGATAAGAAAGGGCGTCCACCTGACAGGACAGTATGTTGGGGGGAGGAGAACGATGGGCCCCCCTCAGCCATCTCCCCCCAGCTGAAGGAAGCCTCACCAGCGCCCATGTTTAATGACAGAGCAGAGTCGTTAGCAGGAAAAGTTACACTGCAGGATTCCCCAAGCACAGCAGAAGCCTTCAGACCAGCAAAAGGCAAATACATCACAGAAGTAAACTGGGGGGCTTTCAATGTGAAAATAGAAATCAAGAAAAGCTTTTTCTATAAAGCGGGAATATGGTTCCCAACAAAGAAGAGGTGTGCAAGATGTCACCAGGGTGTCACTGTCAGACACAGGGGGAGAAGCCGCCCTTCCAGGGACCCGCTCCCCAAACCCAAGCGCGTCCTGGGAGAAGCCGCAAAGCCCCTGGAGCCTGAGCGCCTGCCCGAATGCGAAGAAGAAATGGCTAGAACTGAGATCCCCCTGCTGAAAGTGAGCCTTGTAGGAAAAGAAGTTAAAGTTAAATGCGTGAGTAAGGAGCATAAAGTATTAATTAATATAACTCatcctaaaagaaaagaaaaaataactaaatgcaGAAACATTCCCTCCATATCTCACTCGCAGTCTGGAATTAAACCCCCTGAACAGAGGCTGCTTGGAAACCAGTCTAAGAGCCCAGACCAGCAGCAGGTCTCCCCTCCAACTGGGTGCACCGTCCAGCAGAATTTTGATGCAATTTCTCTAACTTCCActccagagagggagagagagaagcctGACTCGTCACCGTCGGTCTCCGCTGACCGCCAGGTCGCCTCTGCCAGGTCTCAGCCGAAGGCCTTGAGAATAAGTCAGGACACCTGCCAAAAGGACCACTTCTCTGAGGCCGAGACTTTGCTCAAAAGCATCCTTTCTACTTCCCATAGCACCCTGCAGACCACAAGTTTCAGTAATACCGATTTAAGTAAAACGCCTTTTGAGAATCCTAAGGATGtacataaagagagaaaaatcaactTCGATATCTTGGAAAATAACACATCAGCCCAGCACGTACAGCAGATCACAGAAGAAGCGAATCCTTTGCCAAGAGCTGTTGCCGACGTCTCTCCGTTTCAAAACAGCGGAGCCTCCCCTGGGCCCTCTGGGCCTTCACCGGACCCCCAGCCCCCAGGAGAACAGGCGGCCAGCGCGGGCCCTGGGGGCGGCCGGCCAGCACCTGCACCTGCTGCTCGGTCCTCCCAAGCATGCGCTCTGTGGCTGGACGCCCTGTCCAGCCAATCTCCCTGGGCCCACGGATATCCAGAACCCCAAGAAAGCCCCAGGGACCCATTTTCCTCTAATCACTGTACGGAATGTGTGATGGTTTATGAGAAGGAGCTTGCTGCTGGGACTGACAGAGACCTCAGCAAAGACTCTGCCCACAGTGACTCTCACGCAGAAGCCCCGCAGCTCCCGGAGCCGGAGCGAGCGCGGTTGGCTGCCCGGCCAGACCCCAGCGCGCTCGGCGGGGTCAGCTACCGCTGGGCCGAAGGGGACCAAACGGGGGTCCCGGTAAGTCAGTGCCCAGAGGCGGCAGCCCCCGGACAGATGGAGGCACCAGTCACGACCGTCGTAACTGACGACCTAGAGCAAAGATTAATTACTCACAATGATGCAGCGGTCGCAGCCAATTCTAACTGTCCTGTGGAAAAGAAGACCGCCAGTGAGTTACCCTGCTCCCCAGCAAATGCTGAAAATGACAAACGTCAGATAATGCCATTGGTAAGGACCGCAGGCCACAGAGATTCTGAGGACCTCTCCCATGGGACTCAGGATGAAGTCTTCACGCAAGAGGATTTTCCTCTGAGAGCTGCTGAGGCCAACTGGGGAGCGAGTGTTTCTGATAATCTGCCCCTTCCCGAGAAAACGGCGGCCAGGGATGCAGACCAAGATGGGAACCCAGACGAAAACAGCTTCAGACGAACCAGTTTTAAACAGGAGACAGCCGAGTACCAAAGGGTTTCATCCAAGAGGCTGAATTCTGAAGGCGATGAGAACAAAGATTGCTCTCACCAAATAGACATGTTGCTATCACCACAGAAGCAAAAAGCTCTGAAAG ATTggcatttggaaataaataatCTCCGAAAATTGTCGCAGGAACTGGCTCCCAGAAGCGCCAGGGCCAGCGACGGTTCCCAGGAGGAGGCGGTGGCCCAGtgggcgcggcggcggcggcagctcCGGGAGGGCTCGGCCGGCGGGAGCTCCTTTGCCAGCAGCGTCACCGAGGGCTCGGGTGGGTGGCGCGGCAGGTGCCTCTGCTACCCCGCGTCCCGAAACTTAACCAGGCCCCTCCCTTCATCTCCAGAACGCGAACTCTGTTGTCTGAACCTGGCAATGTGGTAA